From the genome of Epinephelus lanceolatus isolate andai-2023 chromosome 23, ASM4190304v1, whole genome shotgun sequence, one region includes:
- the cct2 gene encoding T-complex protein 1 subunit beta — protein MASLSMAPVNIFRHGADEEKAETARLSSFIGAIAIGDLVKSTLGPKGMDKILLGGGKAGSVTVTNDGATILKAIGVDNPAAKVLVDMSKVQDDEVGDGTTSVTVLAAELLREAELLIAKKIHPQTIIAGWRKATQVARDALREAAVDHSNDPARFQEDLLNIARTTLSSKLLTHHKDHFSQLAVDAVMRLKGSGNLEAIHVIKKLGGSLTDSYLDEGFLLDKKIGVNQPKRLENVKILIANTGMDTDKIKIFGSRVRVDSTAKVAEIELAEKEKMKEKVDRILKHGINCFINRQLIYNYPEQLFAQAGVMAIEHADFVGVERLALVTGGEITSTFDHPELVKLGHCKLIEEVMIGEDTLIHFSGVAMGEACTIILRGATQQILDEAERSLHDALCVLAQTVKEPRTVYGGGCSEMLMAKVVTDLANRTPGKEAVAMESFAKALRMLPTIIADNAGYDSADLVAQLRAAHQENKTTFGLNMSEGVIGNMAELGITESFQVKRQVLLSASEAAEMILRVDNIIKAAPRKRVPDHHPC, from the exons ATG GCGTCCTTATCGATGGCCCCGGTCAACATCTTCAGACATGGAGCTGATGAAGAGAAAGCTGAAACTGCACGACTG tCTTCCTTCATCGGCGCCATCGCTATCGGCGATCTGGTGAAGAGCACTCTGGGTCCAAAGGGGATG GACAAGATCTTGCTGGGCGGAGGGAAGGCAGGTTCAGTGACGGTGACTAATGACGGAGCGACCATCCTGAAAGCCATCGGAGTCGACAACCCCGCCGCAAAAGTTCTGGTTG ACATGTCGAAGGTTCAGGACGACGAGGTTGGAGACGGGACGACCTCCGTCACCGTGCTCGCCGCAGAGCTGCTCCGG gaggCGGAGCTTCTGATTGCCAAGAAGATTCACCCACAGACCATCATCGCCGGCTGGAGGAAGGCGACTCAAGTTGCCAGAGACGCTCTGAGGGAGGCTGCCGTGGATCACAG CAACGACCCGGCTCGTTTCCAGGAGGACCTTCTGAACATTGCCCGGACGACGCTGTCCTCCAAACTGCTGACTCACCACAAAGATCACTTCTCCCAGCTGGCCGTCGACGCCGTCATGAGGCTGAAGGGCTCCGGCAACCTGGAGGCCATCCACGTCATCAAGAAGCTGGGAGGCAGCCTCACCGACTCCTACCTGGACGAAG GTTTCCTGCTGGACAAGAAGATCGGAGTGAACCAACCCAAGAGGCTGGAGAACGTTAAGATCCTGATCGCCAACACCGGCATGGACACGGACAAGATCAAG atCTTTGGCTCCAGGGTTCGTGTCGACTCGACAGCGAAGGTTGCAGAGATCGAACTcgcagagaaagagaagatgAAGGAGAAAGTAGACCGAATCCTGAAACATGGAATCAACTGCTTCATCAatag ACAGTTGATCTACAACTATCCAGAGCAGCTGTTTGCTCAGGCTGGTGTCATGGCCATCGAGCACGCTGACTTCGTCGGCGTGGAGCGCCTTGCTCTGGTTACTG GAGGAGAAATCACCTCCACCTTCGACCACCCCGAGCTGGTCAAACTCGGTCACTGCAAGCTGATCGAGGAGGTGATGATCGGAGAGGACACACTCATCCACTTCTCTGGAGTCGCCATGG GTGAGGCGTGCACCATCATCCTGCGAGGAGCCACTCAGCAGATTCTGGACGAGGCCGAGCGCTCGCTGCACgacgctctgtgtgtgttggctcaGACTGTGAAGGAGCCACGCACCGTCTACGGaggag gCTGCTCTGAGATGCTGATGGCCAAGGTGGTGACCGATCTGGCCAACAGGACGCCAGGAAAGGAGGCGGTCGCCATGGAGTCTTTCGCCAAGGCTCTGAGGATG CTGCCGACCATCATCGCCGACAACGCCGGCTACGACAGCGCTGACCTGGTGGCTCAACTGAGAGCTGCTCACCAGGAGAACAAGACCACCTTCGGACTGA ACATGTCTGAAGGTGTGATCGGCAACATGGCGGAGCTGGGCATCACAGAGTCCTTCCAGGTGAAGCGTCAGGTGCTGCTGAGCGCGTCTGAAGCCGCTGAGATGATCCTGAGAGTCGACAACATCATCAAAGCTGCGCCCAG GAAGAGAGTTCCGGACCATCACCCCTGctag
- the nots gene encoding nothepsin, which yields MGTDMLRLVLVLLLVWTWTSSALVRVPLKRVRSVRSQLRADGLLQEFLTDHRPDMFSRRYAQCFPPGTPSLRLGRYSEKIYNYMDAQYYGEITLGTPGQNFSVIFDTGSSDLWVPSSYCVSQACALHRRFRAFESSSFRHDGRMFGINYGSGHLLGVMARDTLKVGGVTVLNQEFGESVYEPGAAFVMAKFDGVLGMAYPSLAEILGNPFFDNMMTQKTVEEKVFSFYLNRKTSSGNPQGELLLGGTDEALYSGPINWLPVTAKRYWQIKMDSVAVQGMNSFCPNGCQAIVDTGTSLIAGPTNDILSLQQLIGASPTNIGEYLIDCVRLSSLPHVTFVLGGKEYTLTSEQYVRKEMLGDRELCFSGFQAVDIVTPEGPLWILGDVFLTEFYSIFDRGQDRVGLATAKH from the exons atggggACAGACATGTTGAGGCTGGTGTTGGTGCTGCTGTTGGTTTGGACATGGACGAGCTCAGCGCTGGTCAG ggttcCTCTGAAGCGGGTGCGTTCGGTTCGTTCCCAGCTGCGAGCCGACGGCCTGCTGCAGGAGTTCCTGACGGATCACCGCCCCGACATGTTTAGCCGGCGCTACGCTCAGTGCTTCCCGCCCGGCACCCCGTCACTGCGGCTCGGACGCTACAGCGAGAAGATCTACAACTACATGGAC GCTCAGTATTATGGTGAAATCACTCTCGGGACTCCAGGGCAGAACTTCTCTGTGATTTTTGACACTGGCTCATCCGACCTCTGGGTGCCGTCATCCTACTGCGTCAGCCAAGCCTGTG cgTTGCACAGACGCTTTAGGGCGTTTGAGTCCTCTTCGTTTCGTCATGACGGTCGGATGTTTGGGATTAACTACGGATCAGGACACCTGCTGGGAGTGATGGCCAGAGACACACTGAAG GTTGGGGGTGTGACCGTCCTGAACCAGGAGTTCGGAGAGTCAGTCTACGAGCCTGGTGCCGCATTTGTAATGGCGAAGTTCGATGGCGTTCTGGGGATGGCGTACCCGTCCCTGGCAGAGATCCTTGGAAACCCCTTTTTTGACAACATGATGACGCAGAAGACAGTGGAGGAGAAAGTCTTCTCCTTTTACCTCAACAG GAAAACAAGTAGTGGCAACCCACAAGGCGAACTGTTGCTAGGCGGAACAGACGAGGCGTTGTACAGTGGACCAATcaactggcttcctgtgactGCTAAGAGATACTGGCAGATTAAGATGGACAG CGTGGCTGTGCAGGGTATGAATTCGTTCTGTCCTAATGGTTGCCAGGCGATCGTAGATACTGGAACCTCCCTCATCGCCGGACCAACCAATGACATCCTCAGCCTTCAGCAGCTGATTGGAGCTTCTCCCACAAACATTGGAGAG taccTCATCGACTGTGTCCGGCTGTCCAGTTTGCCTCATGTGACATTCGTTTTGGGAGGAAAAGAGTACACACTGACTTCTGAGCAATATGTCAGGAAG GAGATGCTCGGCGACAGGGAGTTGTGTTTCAGCGGTTTCCAGGCTGTGGACATTGTTACCCCCGAAGGCCCCCTGTGGATTCTGGGAGATGTATTTTTGACAGAGTTCTACAGCATCTTCGACAGAGGACAAGACCGGGTCGGCTTGGCCACTGCTAAGCACTAA